The Syngnathus scovelli strain Florida chromosome 21, RoL_Ssco_1.2, whole genome shotgun sequence DNA segment GAAATATATTTTCATTAAAGAAGGAGCAATGATGAAATGGAAATGGACATGTTCATTTTACACCGGGTTACATACAAGTGAATGGGggcactgccatctagtggtatcTTAGCGTCATTACATGAACCACTTTATTGACGATAGTCAAAACCCCATTAATTAAATTATATAAAATTATACTATTTAATGAAAATAATGATAAcaacatatatataaaatactactactaataataattataatcaaATTTATACAGAAATTATCACTATAAATcattatataaattatatatatatatacacaaaattattttatattattaaatattactatattgtAATTTCACATAATTtaattaatataatattaattgaattaatatattgtataaattaatataatatattaattGAATTAATGTATTAAATGGGCTTTTGACCATAGTCTATAAAGAGGTTCATGTAATGACGCTACCCTACCGCAAGATGGCAGTGCCCCCATTCACTTGTATGTAACCCGGTGTAAAATGAGCATGTCAATTTTTCCTTTTCGCGACCAGGCGTCCTGTAAGTTCAATACACTACCAAAAAAAACAGCCGGATTTCCCCATTTCCATTTTCGTTATCAAGCTAATATTGCAATAATGAACAAAACTAACCACaatgtacattttgcatttatttgGTAATAAAGATAAACTGTCAGTAACTGTTGGTAATAAAGTCAAACTGTCAAAATTAAGAGCATCCAACTTCATGAAAATGCTATTAACATTGTTCAATCAAATGTTTGAAGTCACACAGCCgaatgttattttaaaaaaaaaaggaataaccAATGTTAAGATACACCGTTTGAAGGCATTACGTACATACATTGGTGCATATTTGGACTTTTTTTCCATTACTGTACGTAGTTCACATTTAATGATCACATGTAAAACCACTTTAGAAAAAAGGCATCTCACAAAACATGCAGTCAAAATAGTGcaataaaaatacacaaataccTAAGGTACAATGGGATCATGATATTACGAAGATATGTAACAATATTAAAAACACCATCATACAAAACCTTCCAGGTTTTGCTGCCATTAGTCCAAAAACCAAATACTCCTAAATTCACATGCAATGTACCTCATCATCTCATCCCCGAGTCATCACCCATCATTcccatttgtttaaaaaaaaaaaaaaaattacaatactgTGAATATGGCCATTTATATAAAGTTTAAATAACAGAAATAAAAAGGTGTACCAAGAGGAACTGAACTGTCCTGCTTGGTGGAAATAAGTCTGTAGAAAAAtgtatttcacttttaaaaCTCCAACCGTAGCATTGAGGCAAAGATGCTTTTGCAAATAAACCAATAAGTCAGAATATGAGTTCATTTCTGTGAACCATCTGAACGTCCTGTCCTCCCTCCTTCTTGCAGACACCATACagtactcctttttttttaaataatcctCCCCATatgaaaaaagaacaacaagaaaattattttccaaattaaagCACTTAGTTTTGGGACTATTAAATTGTAAGATGATTGtttacatttcatttattttctaaaCTCTATGACTGCAATCCCAaacatgtttttccttttttttttagtgtttttaAATCCTCTTCACAGTTCTTTCTTCAATGCTATGCACTAATCATAGTTTGTGTTTCTTCATTGTTTTCACTAAAAGCTCACTCGAGCACCTCAGCAGAAAATGTCTATAATTTGACAGTGGGTTCTGAGAGAAGCTCCAAAAGCACTTCGGGCTCTGTAACGCATGGCTTTGAATCAAAGATGTGTTTTGCAATCATTTCAAACACTCATGAGGTAGGCTAGAATTAAAGCATCAGTTGTGAGGAATTCCCAACTACAGGAGAGCAGGGTAGAACTTCAAATGACACGCTGGAAGTCAATTTCCGTTGTGAGGTTTAGTTTTTGGACACCAGTCAGTATCTGGATATAGTAGGCAGTGGACTGTCTTAAATCTGTGGAATTGCAAGAGGAATTGACCAACAAAGTTTTTGGGCCATTTTTTGTGATTTTCTCTACCTTGTCGGATCTTCAACCAGTGAAAAGCCTCCGAGGATGCTGACCACATTTCGTCGATTCTCATAGCCTCCGTAGCTAAGCGTCACCTATTATTAAAATAGTGATAATGCTGatagtggtgtttttttttttttttgggccactaTAATCATATGACAATTTATACACAAACCTGGTCCAACACAGTGTCAGTAGGAAGCTTCTGAAGATTCTCCAGGTGGGAGTGGAAGAGCGGTGTGTGTATTAACGCGACCTCCAGCAGAGCCTCGATAATGTAGCCGATGGTGCAATCGTCCGGGAGGCGGATCTTCTCTGCCGTGCTGATGAAATTTCCCAAACTGACGTGAAGACAAGAGAGAGTTTCACATTTCAAATGTATGCCTGCACTCATTGGCTCCAAAAGTGTTTAGTGGGCGGGACCGACCTGGCCCATGGACTCATTTTCAACGCCAGACCTCGGCTGATACAGAAACCTGCACCGCCTGTTGCGAACCAGAATTTGACTGACACCTGAAACAAACAATTGAAGTCAAATATGAAGCCATTTTATCCACAAATATTAGCTACACTGTCTAAGAAAACTATAATCAACTCAACAACTGGATTTACGGACCATTCCGTTGCTCTTGACCCGCTCTGCAGCTTCTATGGGATGATCAAGACTGGGTCGACCCAGGTAAACATCCTGACTGTGGTGGTAGGAGGACAGCAGTTGCAACAGGCTTGGCAGGATCACATAGTTATCATCATCCACATGACAGAACCACCTGTGGGCACACAAAATATGACTTGGCAAAGTGTTCAAGTCATGCTCTCCGCTGGGACTTTTAGGAACCTACTCACTTCTTCTGAGACTCGATGAATTTGTCATACTCGACGGACATCTTGCAGCAGAGAGCCTGTCGAGTGTGAGCTGCTGAACAGTTGGTGTTTATAATATTTGCACCtatagagaagaaaaaaagataagTCAAGTCATCTAGAATAATGGTCAATAACTGAAACTTATTTTTTATAACCTCTTTTACCTGTTCTCATCTTAAGCTCTTTATCCTCACCATCTGAGAATAAGTAGGTCTGGAAAAGAAAAAGGCGCATTGTTACAAACTGTCaactcatgcacacacacacacacagttgtcaTACAATGGGCCTATTGATGACTCGTGATTGAGAGAAGCATTCAAAACGTGCAAATAATGAtattttggtaaataaatataaatggcAGAAATGATCAAGTGTATGGCTTGGGTGGAACTCACACTGGAGGTCTTTTACAAGACGTCTGGCCAGTAAAAGCTCAAGTGTTTATATTGGGAGCACACGTGGAACTGTAAGACTCTTGCGACTGTCGAGTGCTTCAGCAGTTTGTTCCAGAATAGCTTTTTCCAAACTCTCTAATTAACAGCATCTGCACACTGAGCTgtttcaaactctttttttttgtcatagcttctttcggagggccattatgactgccaacccaaataaatgtatgagcacctcatattatatacaattataaattattatatattattaaaaaaaaaaaacttgctctAAAAACTGCTCTATTTGGAACTAACTAAGTCATCTCACCTGTTCTTTAGCCCGTGATATCCAGGTCTGAATCAGCAGCTCCAGTCTGGACTTGTGGTATTTCCTGGTGGTTTTAACTGCAATAAAAATGTCCTTTAATTCCAACAGGTCTCGTGGTCCAGGGCCAGGCAAAATGTGGCCTTGTCCTTCATGGGTAGAAAGCTCTTTTTCACTTTCTTTGTAATGGTCATCGTCAAAAGGTTCAGTCTCTATGGTAGCGTTCAGTCCTTGTGAGCTTATATTCAACCCGGTGGGCCTTTCTGTGTCTCCAGCAGAATCAGACAGTGAAGTGGAAGATGAGGTCTTGATTTGAGGTCTGGGCTGCGGAAGGTCTAGCTGG contains these protein-coding regions:
- the rfng gene encoding beta-1,3-N-acetylglucosaminyltransferase radical fringe — translated: MRRLLGPARMHIASLGVNKVGFLLSLVLGGLLLLLIPAFQPTARQLDLPQPRPQIKTSSSTSLSDSAGDTERPTGLNISSQGLNATIETEPFDDDHYKESEKELSTHEGQGHILPGPGPRDLLELKDIFIAVKTTRKYHKSRLELLIQTWISRAKEQTYLFSDGEDKELKMRTGANIINTNCSAAHTRQALCCKMSVEYDKFIESQKKWFCHVDDDNYVILPSLLQLLSSYHHSQDVYLGRPSLDHPIEAAERVKSNGMVSVKFWFATGGAGFCISRGLALKMSPWASLGNFISTAEKIRLPDDCTIGYIIEALLEVALIHTPLFHSHLENLQKLPTDTVLDQVTLSYGGYENRRNVVSILGGFSLVEDPTRFKTVHCLLYPDTDWCPKTKPHNGN